Proteins from a single region of Nodularia sp. LEGE 06071:
- a CDS encoding peroxiredoxin, whose amino-acid sequence MPVKVGDTAPDFSLSAQNGSTVSLSAFRGQKAVVLYFYPKDDTPGCTAESCAFRDQYEVFKTAGAEVIGVSGDSNESHQKFAAKYNLPFTLLSDKGDQVRKLYGATAMFGFVPGRVTYVIDKEGVVQYVFDSMLNFKGHVEEALKTLQQLAVN is encoded by the coding sequence ATGCCTGTTAAAGTTGGTGATACTGCGCCTGATTTCTCTCTCAGCGCCCAAAACGGTTCCACAGTCAGCCTTAGCGCTTTTCGTGGTCAAAAAGCTGTGGTTTTATACTTTTATCCCAAGGATGACACACCGGGATGTACAGCCGAATCCTGTGCTTTCCGGGATCAATACGAGGTGTTTAAAACGGCTGGTGCTGAAGTGATTGGCGTTAGCGGAGATTCTAACGAGTCTCACCAGAAATTTGCGGCGAAGTACAATTTACCTTTTACTCTCTTGAGTGATAAAGGCGACCAAGTACGGAAGCTATACGGCGCAACCGCAATGTTTGGTTTTGTCCCCGGTCGCGTCACTTATGTGATTGACAAGGAAGGCGTTGTGCAGTATGTGTTTGATTCAATGTTGAATTTTAAAGGTCATGTTGAGGAAGCGCTGAAAACTTTGCAACAGTTGGCGGTTAACTAA
- a CDS encoding XdhC family protein — protein sequence MLNFYQKLAKTLKQNPVVLATVTSTKGSVPREVGAKMFISADGKTYGTIGGGAGEAKIYQQALEILQTGEKKFVEIDLTGTPDTQGVCGGTMLVWLELWTESENLNVVNQIIDILTSGRLLAIVTPFNTDAKPYLETAQTPTLPQLKNHALIETLLPPPILLIIGGGHIGFYLAQVAKIAGFQIIIHDDRPDFATPERFPDALLVLTQPINSIAEILAEIPNLYVALVTRGYLQDLAALEMLSNLQLQYIGMVGSEKRVQTVYRNLQLNPEFLQQIYAPIGLDIGALTPEEIAVSICAELIKVRRGGTGNSLSAKM from the coding sequence ATGCTCAACTTCTACCAAAAACTAGCAAAAACCTTAAAACAAAATCCCGTAGTCCTAGCCACAGTCACCAGCACCAAAGGTTCAGTACCCAGAGAAGTAGGCGCAAAAATGTTCATCAGCGCTGACGGCAAAACCTACGGAACAATTGGCGGTGGCGCAGGAGAAGCCAAAATTTATCAGCAAGCCTTAGAAATACTCCAAACAGGCGAGAAAAAATTTGTTGAAATCGACTTAACCGGCACACCAGACACTCAAGGCGTATGTGGTGGCACAATGTTGGTATGGCTAGAACTATGGACAGAAAGTGAAAACTTAAACGTAGTCAACCAAATTATAGATATTTTAACATCTGGGCGATTGCTGGCAATTGTCACCCCATTTAATACAGATGCCAAACCCTACTTAGAAACAGCACAAACCCCAACTTTACCACAGTTAAAAAATCATGCGTTAATCGAAACCTTGCTACCACCACCCATACTCTTAATTATTGGTGGGGGACATATAGGCTTTTACCTAGCACAGGTTGCTAAAATAGCCGGATTTCAAATTATTATACATGATGATCGTCCAGATTTTGCCACTCCAGAAAGATTTCCCGATGCATTACTAGTGCTAACCCAACCCATCAACTCAATTGCAGAAATATTAGCAGAAATTCCTAATTTATACGTTGCTTTAGTAACTAGAGGCTATTTACAAGATTTAGCAGCCTTAGAAATGCTCAGTAATTTACAGCTACAATATATTGGGATGGTAGGTAGCGAGAAACGAGTCCAGACAGTATATAGAAACTTGCAACTAAATCCTGAGTTTTTACAACAAATATATGCACCAATTGGGTTAGATATTGGGGCTTTAACACCAGAAGAAATAGCTGTGAGTATCTGTGCAGAATTGATTAAAGTTCGCCGTGGTGGAACAGGAAATTCCTTATCTGCCAAAATGTAA
- a CDS encoding vanadium-dependent haloperoxidase, whose product MQNQRPARPSRPDCQELGPENNKQRQRSSRKIRREAAQIAFNRGIEDHVCNGEEQDYLGADGTPNYIANFSKGLPHNELGEVDPKAYKSLLKALESGKPQDFEAIPLGQGRKLTNPQAGLSFDLQGPDGRALAIPPAPRIDSPLNSGEMAEIYWMALLRDINFTDFSQKPLVQEAAADLSKFSDFRGPKVGASVTPETLFRGNYAGDLVGPYISQFLLKDIPYGSLTISQRQKTVLPDINYLTDYDDWLNVQNGDSDPIGKDKFDPTPRYIRNIRDIGQYVHVDALYEAYLNACLILLDIKAPVDEGNPYKKSQNQMGFGTFGDPHILSLVTEVATRALKAVWFQKWSVHRRLRPEAFGGLVHNHRKGKAKYPINQEILNSSALAKVENHYGTSLLPMAFPEGSPTHPAYGAGHATVAGACVTILKAWFDESWQIPHPVVPNHDGTELMAYTGADAEKLTVGGELNKVAANISLGRDGAGVHWRSDYTESVKLGEQIAIGLLQDQSLTYNEDNFFTLTKFDGKKVKISREEVKHLMDETEND is encoded by the coding sequence ATGCAGAACCAACGTCCAGCACGTCCTTCACGTCCAGATTGTCAAGAGCTTGGCCCTGAGAACAATAAACAACGGCAGAGATCATCTCGCAAAATCCGCCGTGAAGCCGCACAAATTGCTTTTAACAGAGGTATTGAAGATCATGTTTGTAATGGTGAAGAACAGGATTATTTGGGTGCAGATGGGACTCCTAACTATATTGCTAACTTCTCTAAAGGTTTGCCACACAATGAACTGGGCGAAGTAGACCCCAAAGCCTACAAATCCCTACTCAAAGCACTGGAAAGTGGCAAACCACAAGACTTTGAGGCTATTCCTCTGGGCCAAGGAAGAAAATTGACTAATCCTCAAGCCGGACTAAGTTTTGACCTACAAGGCCCTGACGGTCGCGCACTCGCCATACCTCCAGCCCCCCGCATTGATTCGCCACTAAACTCCGGGGAAATGGCGGAAATTTACTGGATGGCGTTGTTACGGGATATCAACTTCACTGACTTTAGCCAAAAGCCTCTAGTGCAGGAAGCAGCAGCAGACTTATCCAAATTCTCCGATTTTCGTGGGCCAAAAGTTGGCGCAAGTGTCACCCCAGAGACCCTTTTTCGAGGTAATTATGCTGGTGATTTAGTTGGCCCCTACATTTCCCAGTTTTTGCTCAAGGATATTCCCTACGGTTCCCTGACAATTTCTCAAAGACAGAAAACTGTTTTACCAGATATCAATTATTTGACTGATTACGACGACTGGCTAAATGTGCAGAACGGTGATTCAGATCCAATAGGTAAAGATAAATTCGATCCTACACCCCGCTATATCCGCAACATCCGAGATATTGGTCAGTATGTCCACGTTGATGCTCTCTACGAAGCTTACCTGAACGCTTGTTTGATTCTGTTAGACATCAAGGCTCCAGTCGATGAGGGTAACCCCTACAAGAAGTCACAGAATCAAATGGGATTTGGTACGTTCGGTGACCCACACATCCTGAGTTTGGTGACTGAAGTTGCAACCAGGGCGTTAAAAGCTGTGTGGTTCCAAAAGTGGTCTGTGCATCGCCGCCTGCGCCCAGAAGCCTTTGGTGGACTAGTTCATAACCATCGCAAAGGCAAGGCAAAATATCCGATTAATCAGGAGATTTTGAATTCCAGTGCTTTGGCAAAAGTTGAAAACCACTATGGGACTTCTTTGCTACCAATGGCATTCCCCGAAGGTTCTCCTACCCATCCCGCCTATGGTGCTGGACACGCTACTGTAGCTGGTGCTTGTGTGACAATTCTCAAAGCTTGGTTTGACGAATCTTGGCAGATTCCCCATCCAGTGGTTCCTAATCATGACGGTACTGAGCTAATGGCATACACTGGCGCTGATGCCGAAAAACTGACTGTAGGTGGTGAATTGAACAAAGTTGCTGCTAACATTTCACTTGGTCGTGATGGTGCTGGTGTTCACTGGCGCAGTGACTATACTGAATCAGTCAAACTAGGTGAACAAATAGCAATTGGACTTTTGCAAGATCAGTCACTTACCTATAATGAAGATAACTTCTTTACTTTGACTAAGTTCGATGGTAAAAAAGTGAAAATCTCTCGTGAAGAGGTGAAACACTTAATGGATGAAACTGAAAATGATTAA
- a CDS encoding class I SAM-dependent methyltransferase, with product MFEKQPEGLQQRVKELATQAIQESNPTAWFDVLYSQSQGDVTQIPWAKLTCHPYLQDWLTINHTQGEGHSALVIGCGLGDDAEALANLGFQVTAFDISPTAIDWCQQRFPNSAVNYVVADLLNLPAQWHQAFDLVVEIRNIQALPLSIRSTVIASVASVVAVAGTLLVINRFRETEVEPDGPPWPLSNSELAQFAELGLQEVSRVLFYEGERVDVPQLRLEYQK from the coding sequence ATGTTTGAGAAACAACCAGAAGGTTTACAGCAACGGGTAAAAGAATTAGCGACTCAAGCTATACAAGAATCAAATCCTACTGCATGGTTTGATGTTTTGTATAGTCAGTCTCAGGGTGATGTGACACAAATTCCTTGGGCTAAGTTAACTTGTCACCCTTATTTACAAGATTGGCTGACTATTAATCATACTCAAGGTGAGGGACATTCAGCGCTGGTGATTGGCTGTGGTTTGGGAGATGATGCAGAAGCTTTAGCAAACTTGGGATTTCAAGTCACCGCTTTTGATATTTCCCCCACGGCTATTGATTGGTGTCAGCAACGATTTCCTAACTCTGCTGTAAATTATGTAGTTGCAGATTTGTTAAATTTACCTGCACAATGGCATCAAGCTTTTGATTTAGTTGTAGAAATCAGGAATATCCAAGCTTTACCCTTAAGTATTCGCTCAACTGTGATTGCTTCAGTGGCTTCTGTAGTCGCAGTAGCAGGAACTTTATTAGTGATTAATCGGTTTCGAGAGACAGAGGTAGAACCTGATGGACCTCCCTGGCCTTTGTCTAACTCCGAACTAGCCCAGTTTGCCGAATTGGGTTTGCAAGAAGTTAGCCGTGTTCTATTTTATGAGGGTGAACGGGTTGATGTTCCACAACTACGGCTGGAATATCAGAAATAA
- a CDS encoding nucleotidyltransferase family protein produces the protein MANFAIILAAGKSTRMGTCKTSLPWGEGKTLLTYQMEQWLNVGFTPVVVLGSHNSQRQKDCPSSTLTVINPNANSGKTTSILTGLQNIPSNFDILAISAVDQPRKSDIYQKLISGHKTNSALITVPIYQGKMGHPILLGNKMRSHLQNISEKTLGLRKLIQNFHAVIHQVEFDNSDILLDINTPEIYQEQLLNLKSPFQTLIDDSGENHE, from the coding sequence TTGGCAAACTTTGCTATTATTCTTGCTGCGGGTAAATCTACGCGCATGGGTACTTGTAAAACATCCCTACCTTGGGGTGAAGGAAAAACTCTCTTAACTTATCAAATGGAACAGTGGTTAAATGTAGGTTTTACGCCTGTAGTAGTTTTGGGTTCACACAATAGCCAAAGACAAAAAGATTGTCCTTCAAGTACTTTGACTGTGATTAATCCTAATGCTAATTCTGGGAAAACAACTTCCATTCTGACAGGTTTACAAAATATTCCCTCAAACTTTGATATTTTAGCAATTTCTGCTGTTGACCAACCCAGGAAATCAGATATTTATCAAAAACTTATCTCAGGACACAAAACTAATTCAGCATTGATTACCGTACCCATATATCAAGGTAAAATGGGACATCCCATCCTGCTGGGAAATAAAATGCGATCGCACTTACAAAATATTTCCGAGAAAACTTTGGGTTTACGTAAATTGATCCAGAATTTTCACGCAGTAATTCATCAAGTTGAATTTGATAATTCTGATATCTTACTAGATATTAACACACCGGAAATATATCAAGAGCAACTGTTAAACCTCAAGTCACCATTTCAAACTCTAATTGATGACTCTGGAGAAAATCATGAGTAA
- the lipB gene encoding lipoyl(octanoyl) transferase LipB, with the protein MIRSTETDCRRCLLFNAGLMPYTDALLWQRSLLTERILQPSLDDVLILLEHPPVYTWGQGSNPEFLKDLDKTKFDVHRVERGGEVTYHCPGQVVGYPILNLQYYCKDLHWYLRQLEEVLIRVLAVYGLTGDRLPGFTGVWLEGRKVAAIGIKVSRWITMHGFAFNVCPDMSGFKHIIPCGIADKPVASLAEWIPDITCEEVRPNIAQSFAEVFGVELVESKNFRF; encoded by the coding sequence ATGATCCGTAGTACCGAAACAGATTGCAGACGTTGTTTGTTATTTAACGCTGGATTGATGCCATATACTGATGCTCTTTTATGGCAGCGATCGCTTCTCACCGAGCGCATTCTGCAACCTAGTCTGGATGATGTGTTAATCTTGCTAGAGCATCCGCCTGTCTATACTTGGGGACAAGGCAGCAATCCCGAATTTCTCAAAGATTTGGATAAAACTAAATTCGATGTCCACAGAGTTGAACGCGGTGGCGAAGTCACGTATCATTGCCCTGGTCAAGTTGTGGGGTATCCAATTTTAAATCTGCAATATTATTGTAAAGACCTGCATTGGTATCTCCGGCAACTAGAAGAGGTATTAATTCGGGTATTGGCAGTTTATGGATTGACAGGCGATCGCCTACCGGGTTTTACTGGTGTTTGGCTAGAAGGGCGAAAAGTTGCCGCGATCGGTATTAAAGTCAGTCGTTGGATTACCATGCACGGATTTGCATTCAATGTTTGTCCGGATATGTCAGGCTTTAAACATATTATCCCCTGTGGGATTGCTGATAAGCCTGTAGCCAGTTTAGCCGAATGGATTCCCGATATTACCTGCGAAGAAGTACGTCCTAATATAGCCCAATCTTTTGCGGAAGTATTCGGCGTGGAATTAGTCGAGTCAAAGAATTTTAGATTTTAG
- the holA gene encoding DNA polymerase III subunit delta: MPIYVYWGEDDFAIEKAVTILRDRILDPLWTSFNYTSLTPDQPDAAIAALNQVMTPTFGAGGRLVWLINTTLCQHCPENVLAELTRTLSVIPENSWLLLTSRNKPDERLKSTKLLKKSANEFREFPLIPPWKTELLVQSVNQVAQTVGVKLTTRTAEILAEAVGNDTRLLYNEMEKLRLYTSDSGKPLDVDTMAKLVRNTTQNSLQLAAAIRMGDTAKALTILADLINVAEPGLKIVATLIGQFRTWLLVKIAMETGERNPQAIAQLAEVSNPKRIYFLQQEVKSLSVEQLVSCLPLLLELEVSLKQGYTEVSALQTKVIELCQVCQRGGY, translated from the coding sequence ATGCCAATCTATGTTTACTGGGGTGAGGATGATTTTGCCATTGAAAAAGCAGTTACAATATTACGCGATCGCATTCTCGATCCTCTCTGGACAAGTTTTAACTATACATCTTTAACCCCAGACCAACCAGATGCGGCAATTGCAGCTTTAAATCAAGTGATGACACCCACCTTTGGCGCTGGTGGACGGTTGGTGTGGCTAATCAATACTACCCTCTGTCAGCATTGCCCAGAAAATGTCTTAGCCGAACTGACGCGCACCCTGTCAGTCATTCCCGAAAACTCCTGGTTATTACTCACCAGCCGCAACAAACCAGATGAACGCCTGAAATCCACCAAATTGCTCAAAAAATCCGCCAATGAATTTCGAGAATTTCCGCTCATCCCACCCTGGAAAACAGAATTGCTCGTACAGTCAGTTAATCAAGTTGCTCAAACTGTGGGAGTGAAGCTGACTACCCGGACTGCGGAAATATTAGCAGAAGCAGTCGGTAATGATACACGCCTCCTGTACAATGAAATGGAAAAACTACGTCTTTATACATCGGATAGCGGTAAGCCGTTAGACGTAGATACGATGGCAAAATTAGTCAGAAATACTACTCAAAATAGTTTACAATTAGCAGCAGCGATTAGAATGGGAGACACAGCTAAAGCTTTAACTATTTTGGCTGATCTAATCAACGTTGCCGAACCGGGATTGAAGATAGTTGCTACTCTCATAGGTCAATTTCGTACCTGGTTATTGGTTAAGATTGCTATGGAAACTGGGGAACGCAATCCTCAAGCGATCGCCCAATTAGCCGAGGTTAGCAACCCCAAACGTATTTACTTTTTACAGCAAGAAGTCAAATCACTTTCTGTAGAGCAACTAGTCTCCTGCTTACCACTACTACTAGAGTTAGAAGTCAGCCTCAAGCAAGGATACACTGAAGTATCTGCACTTCAGACCAAAGTAATAGAACTTTGTCAAGTATGCCAACGGGGCGGATATTAA
- a CDS encoding DUF6006 family protein, whose translation MKNVTKWLLGLAIVPASLVFTSSHAQASQIAGEWFFGLWDCNIDGRPAQMQWKIVDNPQTTCNGNVCSTTSGVRLLGRFSDNGSAWVNLGKRFSSRQRQDLGIRYLGAEQDNWYLKYNSQTKIADGWTTWRGNRYPLQCRNRR comes from the coding sequence ATGAAAAACGTCACAAAATGGCTTTTGGGCTTGGCGATTGTTCCCGCAAGTTTGGTATTTACATCTAGTCATGCTCAAGCCAGTCAGATTGCTGGTGAGTGGTTCTTTGGTCTTTGGGATTGTAATATTGACGGTAGACCAGCCCAAATGCAATGGAAAATAGTAGATAACCCACAAACTACTTGCAATGGTAATGTTTGCTCTACTACTTCTGGTGTCCGTCTTCTGGGACGGTTTAGTGATAATGGTAGTGCGTGGGTTAATTTAGGAAAACGTTTTTCTAGCAGACAAAGACAGGATTTAGGTATTCGTTATCTAGGTGCAGAGCAAGATAACTGGTATCTCAAATACAACAGTCAAACTAAGATTGCAGATGGTTGGACAACATGGCGTGGTAATCGCTACCCACTACAATGTCGCAATCGCAGATGA
- the hpf gene encoding ribosome hibernation-promoting factor, HPF/YfiA family has translation MKLVIHGKNIEITDAIREYVHQKIEKAVSHFQNITNEVDVHLSVARNPRITTKQAAEVTIYANGSVIRAEESSENLYASIDLVADKIARQLRKYKEKLQDQKTNALPTNQVLVPEPVAADLIGDRTPELPNEVVRTKYFSMPPMTVAEATQQLQLVGHDFYMFHNSETGEINVVYERNHGGYGVIQPRNSNGHTNGKNGNGNHVVAEKAHSHK, from the coding sequence ATGAAGCTTGTCATCCACGGCAAAAATATTGAAATCACCGATGCTATTCGGGAATATGTACATCAAAAAATTGAAAAAGCCGTTAGTCACTTTCAGAATATTACCAATGAAGTGGATGTGCATCTGAGCGTTGCCCGCAATCCTCGAATTACCACCAAGCAAGCGGCGGAAGTGACGATTTATGCCAATGGTAGCGTGATCCGTGCGGAGGAAAGCAGCGAAAACTTATACGCCAGCATTGACTTAGTAGCAGATAAAATTGCCCGTCAACTGCGGAAATATAAAGAAAAACTTCAAGATCAGAAAACTAATGCCCTACCCACAAATCAAGTATTAGTTCCCGAACCAGTAGCGGCAGATTTAATTGGCGATCGCACTCCCGAACTACCAAACGAGGTTGTCCGAACAAAATATTTTTCTATGCCACCGATGACCGTTGCAGAAGCCACACAACAGCTGCAACTAGTGGGACACGACTTTTATATGTTCCACAACTCTGAAACTGGCGAAATCAATGTAGTTTACGAACGTAACCACGGTGGTTACGGTGTGATTCAACCCCGTAATAGTAACGGACACACCAACGGCAAAAATGGCAATGGTAATCATGTTGTGGCTGAAAAAGCCCACTCGCATAAGTGA
- a CDS encoding ureidoglycolate lyase: protein MSTSQTVQPLQAEWITPENFRRYGQVISASEDGKTFDTEDAQLNLQNGTPRFYIMRLEKRGRKFNKITRHLQCTQCLGSLEGKDWLIAVCPPHNDLNQPVLAEIAAFRIPGNCFIKLNEGTWHAGPYFEHEFVDFYNLELADTNVVDHFTHDFLQSHQLEFEMVT from the coding sequence ATGAGTACATCACAGACAGTACAACCATTGCAGGCTGAATGGATCACACCAGAAAATTTTCGACGTTATGGACAGGTAATTTCCGCTAGTGAAGATGGTAAAACTTTTGATACAGAAGATGCCCAATTAAACCTACAAAATGGGACACCACGATTTTATATTATGAGATTAGAAAAGCGCGGGCGGAAGTTTAATAAAATTACTCGTCATTTGCAATGTACGCAATGTTTAGGTTCTCTAGAAGGAAAGGATTGGTTAATTGCGGTTTGTCCTCCTCATAATGATTTGAATCAACCAGTATTAGCAGAAATTGCAGCTTTCCGCATACCGGGAAATTGCTTCATCAAGTTAAATGAAGGTACTTGGCACGCTGGCCCATATTTTGAGCATGAATTTGTGGATTTTTATAATTTAGAACTTGCTGATACTAATGTGGTGGATCATTTTACTCATGATTTTCTCCAGAGTCATCAATTAGAGTTTGAAATGGTGACTTGA
- a CDS encoding DUF4168 domain-containing protein: MKRLANLFFQPSRQHLFPRSLLFSILTTASLVTSSLIFSSHADAQTPAANNSVNNTDITNYAQAVLAMETPRQQAFDEIKKLIGGGEIPKIICNDPNSMNKLPRPAQNIAVTYCNRSLKIVEDNGLSIDRFNKITVELQNNNNLKRQVYNTLIRLQKAPEAR; the protein is encoded by the coding sequence ATGAAAAGACTTGCTAATTTATTTTTTCAACCTAGCCGACAACATCTATTTCCCCGGAGTCTACTTTTCAGCATTCTGACCACAGCTAGTTTAGTTACCAGCAGTCTGATATTCAGTTCCCACGCCGATGCTCAAACGCCTGCGGCTAACAATTCAGTTAACAATACTGATATTACCAACTACGCCCAAGCTGTGTTGGCTATGGAAACACCGCGTCAACAGGCTTTTGATGAGATTAAGAAACTAATTGGGGGCGGAGAAATACCCAAAATTATTTGTAACGATCCCAACAGCATGAACAAGCTACCACGGCCAGCTCAAAATATCGCCGTAACTTACTGTAATCGCTCTCTCAAAATAGTTGAAGATAATGGTCTCAGTATTGACCGCTTTAACAAAATTACTGTAGAGCTACAGAATAACAATAACTTAAAAAGACAAGTTTACAATACATTGATCCGCCTGCAAAAAGCTCCAGAAGCTCGGTAG
- a CDS encoding site-2 protease family protein: MNGTIRVGNLFGIPFYIHPSWFLVLGLVAWSYSSGLTAQFPWLSGGLALTLGLMTALLLFASVVAHELGHSFVAISQGIDVKSITLFIFGGLASLEKESETPGEAFWVAIAGPLVSLVLCGVFTVIGVTTAATGAAAAILGVLASVNLALALFNLIPGLPLDGGNILKAAVWKITGNPYKGVSFASRVGQIFGWVAIASGLIPLLFFGSFANSWNLLIGFFLLQNAGRTAQYARVQEKCTGLTAADAVTFNSPIVSANDSLRDFADQRIFNNQDWKTFLVTDEDGKLIGAINLNDLRTIPTTQWTETPVSAVMKSIEQSTTVKSDQPLLEVVQLLEQQKLSTLSVIRDNGVLVGILEKAAIIQLLQNKTQPNPV; encoded by the coding sequence ATGAATGGCACAATTCGCGTTGGTAATCTCTTCGGGATTCCCTTCTATATCCATCCGTCGTGGTTTCTAGTTCTGGGCTTGGTAGCCTGGAGTTATAGCAGTGGACTGACGGCACAATTTCCCTGGTTATCTGGGGGATTAGCTTTAACACTGGGATTGATGACAGCGTTGTTATTGTTTGCTTCTGTCGTCGCCCATGAATTAGGACATAGCTTTGTCGCAATTAGTCAAGGAATTGATGTCAAATCCATCACATTATTTATATTTGGTGGCTTGGCTAGTTTAGAAAAAGAATCGGAAACCCCAGGGGAAGCTTTTTGGGTGGCGATCGCCGGACCCTTAGTGAGCCTCGTCCTCTGTGGTGTATTTACAGTCATTGGTGTCACTACCGCCGCCACAGGTGCAGCAGCAGCTATCCTTGGTGTTCTCGCTTCTGTTAACTTGGCATTAGCGTTATTTAACCTGATTCCTGGCTTGCCTTTAGATGGTGGTAATATCCTCAAGGCTGCTGTGTGGAAGATTACAGGCAACCCCTACAAAGGTGTATCTTTTGCCAGTCGAGTCGGACAAATATTTGGTTGGGTGGCGATCGCATCTGGTTTAATTCCCCTATTATTCTTTGGTAGCTTCGCCAACTCTTGGAACTTGTTAATCGGTTTCTTCTTGTTGCAAAATGCCGGAAGAACAGCACAATATGCCAGAGTACAGGAAAAATGCACCGGGTTGACCGCAGCAGACGCTGTAACATTCAACAGCCCCATTGTATCTGCCAATGATAGCCTCAGAGACTTTGCTGACCAACGAATTTTTAACAATCAAGACTGGAAAACATTCTTAGTCACTGATGAAGACGGAAAATTAATCGGCGCAATTAACCTGAATGATTTGCGAACTATTCCCACAACACAGTGGACAGAAACCCCAGTCAGCGCAGTGATGAAATCCATTGAACAATCTACCACAGTCAAATCGGATCAACCCCTGTTGGAAGTAGTACAGTTACTCGAACAACAAAAGTTATCTACCCTTTCTGTGATTCGTGACAATGGTGTACTGGTAGGAATTTTAGAAAAAGCAGCGATTATTCAGTTACTGCAAAATAAGACTCAACCTAATCCTGTATAG